A single Callithrix jacchus isolate 240 chromosome 4, calJac240_pri, whole genome shotgun sequence DNA region contains:
- the DUSP22 gene encoding dual specificity protein phosphatase 22 isoform X5, whose protein sequence is MTVTDFGWEDALHTVRAGRSCANPNVGFQRQLQEFEKHEVHQYRQWLKEEYGESPLRDAEEAKNILGKYKEQGRMEPQHGARRWSSFPALAPLAYDNYTTET, encoded by the exons ATGACTGTCACTGACTTTGGCTGGGAGGATGCCCTGCACACAGTGCGTGCTGGGAGATCCTGTGCCAACCCCAACGTGGGCTTCCAGAGACagctccaggagtttgagaagcaTGAGGTCCATCAG TATCGGCAGTGGCTGAAGGAAGAATATGGAGAGAGCCCTTTGCGGGATGCAGAAGAAGCCAAAAACATTCTGGGTAAATATAAGGAGCAAGGGCGCATGGAGCCCCAGCACGGTGCCAGGCGGTGGAGCAGTTTTCCGGCACTGGCTCCGCTGGCCTACGATAATTATACGACGGAGACCTAA